ACCGGGAGGAGGACGACCTGACGCCGGTCCCGCAACCCCGACGAGGATTCTGTTCACGCTCTGACAGGCTCGCGGAATGAAATCGTTCCGGTGTCGCGTGTGCGGCAATGACCTGTACTTCGAGAACTCGGTCTGCCTCTCGTGCGGGACGGGACTGGGTTTCTCCCGCGAGGAACGCGAGATCGTTCCGCTGGATGCCGACGGGCGGTACGTGGATGCCGCGGGGCTCGTCTGGCACGTGTGCCGCAACCTCAACCTGTCGGGGTGCACCTGGCTCTCCCGCTTCGAGGGGGGCCAGTGCTCGGCGTGCGACCTGACGCGCGTCCGCCCCAACGACGCGGACGCGAAGGGACTCTCGCAGTTCCCCGTCGCCGAGCGCGCCAAGCGGTGGCTGCTCGTCGACCTCGACCGGCTCGGGTTCCCCGTCGTCGGCAAGGGCGAGGATTCCGAGCACGGCCTCTGCTTCGATCTGCTGTCGAGCGTCGCCGAGAACGTCACGATCGGTCACGACGACGGCGTCATCACCATCGACCTCGCCGAGAGCGACGACGCCTACCGCGTGCGGGTGCAGGAGCAGCTCGGCGAGCCGTACCGCACGATGCTCGGCCA
The DNA window shown above is from Microbacterium proteolyticum and carries:
- a CDS encoding zinc-binding metallopeptidase family protein; amino-acid sequence: MKSFRCRVCGNDLYFENSVCLSCGTGLGFSREEREIVPLDADGRYVDAAGLVWHVCRNLNLSGCTWLSRFEGGQCSACDLTRVRPNDADAKGLSQFPVAERAKRWLLVDLDRLGFPVVGKGEDSEHGLCFDLLSSVAENVTIGHDDGVITIDLAESDDAYRVRVQEQLGEPYRTMLGHFRHEVGHYMEWRLVEGTDRIDEARRLFGDETADYQAEIDRHYSEGPPANWWERYISTYATMHPYEDFAETWAHFLHMTDTVETAHIYGLARTARPDDCPSFRAFVTDTWMPLSTALNMVNRSMGKADLYPFVIPDPVLDKLDFIASLRPTG